A portion of the Rhodanobacter sp. AS-Z3 genome contains these proteins:
- a CDS encoding host attachment family protein: MHKIPANAWVVVADGSHARLFQNMGKHDALQLKQVELVEPDTADPEGQGPSGQRPPEATPEQTDEATFAKQLVRRLNAAALKQQFEHLFLIADPKTLGEMRPQLHMETSKRLCGELAKTLTNSPLEEIEKLLEGLD, translated from the coding sequence ATGCACAAGATTCCTGCCAACGCCTGGGTCGTGGTCGCCGATGGAAGCCATGCTCGCCTGTTTCAGAACATGGGCAAGCACGACGCACTGCAGCTGAAGCAAGTCGAACTGGTCGAGCCAGACACGGCGGACCCGGAAGGCCAGGGCCCGTCAGGTCAGCGTCCTCCAGAAGCCACCCCCGAGCAAACCGATGAAGCCACATTCGCGAAGCAACTGGTCCGTCGCCTGAACGCGGCCGCGTTGAAGCAGCAGTTTGAACATCTGTTCCTCATCGCCGATCCGAAAACTCTGGGCGAAATGCGGCCGCAGCTGCATATGGAGACCAGCAAGCGACTCTGCGGCGAGTTGGCCAAGACGCTGACCAACTCACCACTTGAGGAGATCGAGAAGCTCCTGGAAGGGCTGGACTAG
- a CDS encoding EAL domain-containing protein codes for MSANPIPLERRIGQLVKRLIGAPDLPAFSRSTAEFLEDEGLVNVLVGWHIAAPVAEFHDESLIGEGDHELAQRAWKANGWSVDEARHRIACVIYSDPGHYEFGVVCDGSDDSRPRIEELAELLGPLAETMFEKCHVSDSMQQLAHSEQLQSALFTIADMASSQMDLVDMLHELHILVGRFMYAENFYIALYDEQQDSLRFIYLKDTTDPTVRDANEFIPMSVMKGGLTWHVIRDGKPLMGTLDEIDAQLERPARDIGIDCFDWLGVPAIVGDVVRGVLVVQSYVERPRYTPADKALLTYVGSHIVTAVDRKLAREELERRVAQRTEELEHSVRLQKALFRIAELSHTARNLDAFYGAVHQVIGEFFDARNFYIAMLSQDGKMLNFPYFVDQFDTTPKSRPVGLGITEYGLRYGKPLKLDMRDPGDSAMLEDLHRRGEVKLSGKQSLAWLGVPLVVDERVVGLLAVQSYVEDVSFTERDRDILTFISYQIVNGLERQRAASALLNAYGDLERRVDERTAELSEQIEVRERIEQRLKHQVLHDSLTGLPNRAYLRDQLARAMAQHKREPGCDFAVLFIDLDRFKVINDSVGHLVGDALLKEVARRLSRCARSGRDMVARLGGDEFAIYMEVDGTDGSVRMAQRILDALSEPVRIEGKELFTGASVGIAMYASHYTSPEEILRDADIAMYRAKAGGRHRFELFDSLLHEQALSLLEVESDLRRGVTRHEFIPYFQPIVRLLDASIVGYEALMRWNHPDKGVLAPGVFLHVAEASGMMETLDWQIFERAMRVIPELLEPGQYVNLNFSPRHFRSPEIDVRFLDLIATCGVSPRQVRIEVTEGALLENPDQITAVFRRLHNSGVEIALDDFGTGYSSLSYLHRFSMHTLKIDRSFVCDLHANEERSTTAVVHAIMALAKSQRMEVVAEGIETSEQREALMALGCELGQGFYFARPQSLAAILASRQQD; via the coding sequence GTGTCAGCGAACCCGATCCCACTCGAGCGGCGTATCGGGCAACTGGTGAAACGCCTGATCGGGGCGCCCGACCTGCCTGCCTTTTCACGTTCCACGGCCGAGTTCCTTGAGGATGAGGGCCTGGTCAACGTGCTTGTCGGCTGGCACATCGCAGCGCCTGTTGCAGAGTTTCATGACGAGTCGCTTATCGGCGAAGGGGACCACGAGTTGGCCCAACGTGCGTGGAAAGCAAATGGCTGGTCGGTGGATGAGGCCCGGCATCGTATCGCGTGCGTGATCTATTCCGACCCGGGCCACTACGAGTTCGGCGTTGTTTGCGATGGAAGCGATGACTCGCGACCACGCATTGAGGAGCTGGCGGAACTGCTGGGACCGCTGGCCGAGACCATGTTCGAAAAATGCCACGTGTCGGATTCGATGCAGCAGCTCGCCCATTCCGAGCAACTGCAGTCGGCCCTGTTCACGATCGCGGACATGGCCAGTTCGCAGATGGATCTGGTCGACATGTTGCACGAACTGCACATCCTCGTCGGGCGTTTCATGTACGCCGAGAACTTTTACATTGCGCTCTACGATGAGCAACAGGACTCGCTTCGCTTCATCTATCTCAAGGACACTACCGATCCAACCGTGCGCGACGCGAACGAGTTCATCCCGATGTCGGTGATGAAAGGTGGACTCACGTGGCACGTCATTCGTGACGGCAAGCCATTGATGGGAACGCTGGACGAGATCGATGCGCAGCTTGAAAGGCCAGCGCGCGATATTGGCATCGACTGCTTCGACTGGCTGGGAGTGCCTGCCATCGTCGGTGATGTGGTGCGTGGTGTCCTGGTGGTGCAGAGCTACGTGGAACGGCCACGCTATACGCCCGCCGACAAGGCACTTCTCACCTACGTGGGTAGCCACATTGTCACTGCCGTGGATCGCAAGCTGGCCCGGGAAGAGCTGGAGCGCCGCGTGGCGCAACGCACCGAGGAACTCGAGCACAGCGTAAGGCTGCAGAAGGCACTGTTCCGCATTGCGGAGCTGTCGCATACCGCGAGGAATCTTGACGCGTTCTACGGTGCGGTTCACCAGGTCATAGGTGAGTTCTTCGACGCCCGCAACTTTTATATCGCCATGCTTTCGCAAGACGGCAAAATGCTGAACTTCCCGTACTTCGTGGATCAGTTCGACACCACGCCGAAGAGCCGCCCAGTGGGGCTCGGTATCACGGAGTACGGTTTGCGCTACGGCAAGCCTCTGAAGCTGGATATGCGCGATCCCGGCGACAGTGCCATGCTTGAAGACCTGCATAGGCGCGGTGAGGTGAAGCTTAGCGGAAAACAAAGTCTTGCCTGGCTCGGTGTGCCGCTGGTGGTGGACGAACGCGTCGTGGGACTGCTGGCGGTCCAGAGCTACGTTGAAGACGTCAGCTTCACCGAGCGGGACCGCGATATTCTGACCTTCATTTCCTACCAAATCGTCAATGGACTGGAGCGCCAACGCGCTGCGTCCGCATTGCTGAACGCCTACGGCGACCTTGAGCGCCGCGTTGACGAGCGAACGGCCGAGCTATCCGAGCAGATTGAAGTCCGCGAGCGCATCGAACAACGCCTCAAGCACCAGGTGCTGCATGACTCGCTCACCGGCCTGCCCAACCGCGCCTACCTGCGCGACCAGCTGGCGCGGGCAATGGCGCAGCACAAACGCGAACCCGGTTGCGACTTCGCTGTGCTGTTCATCGACCTGGACCGGTTCAAGGTCATCAACGACAGCGTGGGCCACCTTGTGGGCGATGCGCTGCTGAAAGAAGTCGCGCGTCGCCTGTCGCGCTGCGCCCGTAGCGGCCGCGACATGGTCGCCCGTCTTGGCGGAGACGAATTTGCCATCTACATGGAGGTCGACGGCACCGATGGTTCCGTGCGCATGGCGCAGCGGATCCTCGATGCGCTAAGCGAGCCCGTGCGCATCGAGGGCAAGGAACTGTTCACCGGCGCCAGCGTCGGTATTGCGATGTACGCGTCTCACTACACCTCACCCGAGGAAATTCTGCGCGACGCCGACATCGCGATGTACCGCGCCAAGGCGGGCGGGCGCCATCGCTTCGAGTTGTTCGACTCGCTGTTGCACGAGCAGGCACTGTCGCTATTGGAAGTAGAGAGTGACCTGCGTCGCGGCGTGACCCGGCATGAGTTCATCCCCTACTTCCAACCCATCGTCCGGCTGCTCGACGCCAGCATCGTCGGCTACGAAGCTCTGATGCGATGGAATCATCCGGACAAGGGCGTTCTTGCACCGGGCGTCTTCCTGCATGTTGCAGAGGCGAGCGGAATGATGGAGACGCTGGACTGGCAGATCTTCGAACGGGCCATGCGGGTGATCCCCGAGCTGTTGGAGCCCGGCCAATACGTCAATCTCAATTTCTCCCCGCGCCATTTCCGCTCGCCTGAAATCGACGTTCGCTTTCTCGATCTGATTGCGACCTGCGGGGTCAGCCCGCGACAGGTTCGCATCGAAGTGACCGAAGGCGCGCTACTGGAGAATCCCGACCAGATCACGGCCGTCTTCCGGCGCCTGCACAACAGTGGCGTAGAGATCGCCCTGGACGATTTCGGCACGGGTTACTCATCGTTGAGCTACCTTCACCGCTTCAGCATGCATACCCTTAAAATCGACCGCTCGTTCGTCTGCGACCTGCACGCCAACGAGGAACGAAGTACCACCGCGGTGGTGCATGCAATCATGGCGTTGGCGAAATCCCAGCGGATGGAAGTGGTTGCCGAGGGCATCGAAACGTCGGAACAGCGCGAAGCACTGATGGCGCTTGGCTGCGAGCTTGGGCAGGGGTTCTACTTCGCCCGGCCACAATCGTTGGCTGCAATACTGGCTTCGCGTCAGCAGGACTGA
- the istA gene encoding IS21 family transposase: MSMYAKVRRMHLREKVPINEIARRTSLSRNTIRKWLKEPERSELKYARPGGWTKLDPYVDEVRQALETDAHRPRRDRRTLLRLFAQIKAKGYDGGYSQLTERIRRWRAEAGSVTARSAYVPLTFGWGEAYQFDWSEEGIVIGGVYRRIRLAHMKLCASRAFWLAAYPGEGHEMLFDAHTRCLTGLGGVARRGIYDNMKTAVDKVGKGKERIVNARFAAMCSHYLIDADFCNVAAGWEKGRVEKDVQDNRRGLWQEALSESFTSFAELNAWLAVRCPQAWAAASHPDYPGMSVTEAHEHEQPHLMPMPSAFDGYVEIVARVSSTCLVTVKRNRYSVPCHLAGHRVSARLYPERIVVYAEQQAVADHRRALDRDQTVYDWLHYVPLIERKPGALRNGAPFGGLPDALRTLQLALLRRPGGDRVMAEVLACVPTFGLEAVLVAVELVIASGAISVDHVRNVLARLRETPTLTVDTALRLQEEPLADPDRYDQLRHMEVSHD, encoded by the coding sequence ATGAGCATGTACGCCAAAGTCCGCCGGATGCACCTGCGCGAGAAGGTGCCGATCAACGAGATAGCCCGCCGCACGAGCCTGTCGCGCAACACGATCAGGAAGTGGCTCAAGGAGCCTGAGCGTAGCGAGCTGAAGTACGCACGACCGGGCGGATGGACCAAGCTCGATCCGTATGTCGACGAGGTCCGTCAGGCGCTGGAGACCGATGCCCACCGGCCCCGGCGGGATCGACGCACGCTGCTGCGATTGTTTGCCCAGATCAAGGCCAAGGGCTACGACGGCGGCTACTCGCAGCTGACCGAGCGCATCCGCCGGTGGCGCGCCGAGGCGGGCTCGGTGACGGCACGCTCGGCCTATGTGCCGCTGACGTTTGGTTGGGGCGAGGCGTACCAGTTCGACTGGAGCGAGGAAGGCATCGTGATCGGCGGCGTCTACCGCCGGATACGGCTGGCGCACATGAAGCTCTGTGCGAGCCGGGCGTTCTGGCTGGCGGCGTATCCCGGCGAAGGCCACGAGATGCTGTTCGATGCCCATACGCGATGCCTGACCGGTCTGGGAGGTGTGGCGCGGCGTGGCATCTACGACAACATGAAGACGGCCGTGGACAAGGTCGGCAAGGGCAAGGAGCGCATCGTCAACGCCCGCTTCGCGGCGATGTGTTCGCATTATCTGATCGACGCGGACTTCTGCAACGTCGCCGCCGGCTGGGAGAAGGGCCGTGTCGAGAAGGACGTGCAGGACAACCGCCGTGGCCTGTGGCAGGAGGCGCTGAGCGAGAGTTTCACCTCGTTCGCCGAGCTCAACGCGTGGCTGGCCGTTCGCTGCCCGCAGGCGTGGGCCGCTGCATCCCATCCGGACTATCCCGGCATGAGCGTGACCGAAGCGCACGAGCACGAGCAGCCGCACCTGATGCCGATGCCGAGCGCCTTCGATGGCTATGTTGAGATCGTCGCCCGGGTCTCCAGCACCTGCCTGGTCACGGTCAAGCGCAACCGCTACTCCGTGCCGTGCCACTTGGCCGGCCATCGCGTCAGCGCGCGGCTGTATCCCGAACGGATCGTGGTCTATGCCGAACAGCAGGCGGTGGCTGACCACCGGCGTGCACTGGATCGTGATCAGACGGTTTACGACTGGTTGCATTACGTGCCGCTGATCGAGCGCAAGCCGGGGGCGCTGCGCAATGGTGCACCGTTCGGCGGATTGCCCGATGCACTACGCACGCTGCAGCTGGCCTTGTTGCGTCGCCCTGGCGGTGATCGCGTCATGGCTGAGGTCTTGGCGTGTGTACCGACCTTCGGTCTGGAGGCGGTGCTGGTCGCTGTCGAGCTGGTCATCGCCTCCGGCGCGATCAGTGTCGATCATGTGCGCAACGTGCTCGCACGGCTGCGCGAGACACCCACTCTCACGGTCGACACCGCGCTGCGTTTGCAGGAAGAGCCGCTAGCCGATCCCGACCGTTACGACCAGCTGCGTCACATGGAGGTGAGCCATGACTGA
- a CDS encoding site-specific integrase: MVSFQPAEGVSFQPAPTQQAANAVRELLAEAAAANTTRSYAAALRYWVGWHQARFGVEMTLPVSETVAIQFLVDHIQRKNKSGLVSELPPAIDQVLVTAGLKAKLGPLKLSTVTQRVAVLSTAHKLKRLTNPCESASVRTLLSRARRASVKRGERPTKKIAITRPELEAMLATCDDSLEGLRDRALLCFGFASGGRRRSEIAAADKRDLRKTGEDGYIYRLEYSKTQQAGVTVDSTPDKPILGISARALSAWLEAAGINEGAIFRRIWKDRVGPALLPGSVATIVKRRATLAGLDGDFGAHSLRSGFVTEAGKQGVPLPAVMAMTEHRSVASVIGYFQSGSAADNPASRLLDRN, translated from the coding sequence CTGGTCAGTTTTCAACCGGCAGAGGGGGTCAGTTTTCAACCGGCGCCAACACAGCAGGCGGCCAACGCCGTGCGCGAACTGCTGGCCGAAGCGGCCGCTGCCAACACCACGCGAAGTTACGCTGCCGCCCTGCGCTATTGGGTCGGTTGGCACCAAGCACGATTTGGCGTGGAGATGACGCTGCCGGTCAGCGAAACCGTGGCTATCCAGTTCCTGGTCGACCACATTCAGCGCAAGAACAAGTCCGGTCTGGTCAGCGAGTTGCCGCCGGCGATTGATCAGGTATTAGTCACGGCCGGGCTTAAGGCGAAACTTGGGCCGCTCAAACTCTCGACCGTGACCCAACGCGTGGCCGTGCTGTCGACGGCGCACAAACTCAAGCGTCTGACCAATCCGTGCGAGTCGGCCAGCGTACGCACGTTATTGAGCCGCGCGCGCCGTGCCTCGGTCAAACGCGGCGAGCGACCCACCAAGAAGATTGCTATCACACGGCCGGAGCTTGAGGCCATGCTGGCCACCTGCGATGACTCACTCGAAGGTTTGCGCGATCGCGCCCTGCTCTGCTTTGGCTTCGCCAGTGGCGGACGCCGGCGCAGTGAGATAGCCGCCGCGGATAAGCGCGACCTGCGCAAGACCGGCGAGGATGGCTATATCTATCGGCTTGAGTATTCGAAGACGCAGCAAGCCGGCGTGACGGTGGATTCGACACCGGACAAACCGATCTTGGGAATTAGCGCCCGGGCGCTCTCGGCGTGGCTGGAGGCGGCGGGAATAAATGAGGGGGCGATTTTTCGGCGGATATGGAAGGATCGGGTCGGCCCTGCCCTCTTACCGGGTTCGGTGGCGACGATCGTCAAGAGACGGGCCACACTTGCGGGGCTTGATGGGGACTTTGGAGCGCATAGCCTGAGGTCGGGCTTCGTGACGGAGGCGGGCAAGCAAGGCGTGCCGTTACCGGCGGTGATGGCTATGACGGAACATCGTTCCGTAGCCAGCGTTATCGGGTATTTTCAATCTGGAAGTGCCGCCGACAACCCGGCTTCCCGCCTATTGGATCGCAACTGA